TTCAATTTAAAACACTAAACACGATTGTTTCGGCCTTAATGCAAACTGGTAAGGCTCGCTCTTTAAGGGCAGCTGATGCATTAGCGCGCGCAGCTGGTAAGCCTTATGATCCTGATCGCATTGAGATCTTCGAAACTTTGTTTTCTGCATTAAGAAAACCTTTTCCCATCATTGGAGATCAGGCAAAAACAGGTAAAAGCGCCTTTAATTTCGCATTCTTTGAATCGTACTTTTCGAACTACATTGAAGGCACTACATTTACCGTTGAAGAAGCTTCTGAGATTATTTTCGATGGAAAAATGATTCCAAAACGAAATGAAGATTCACATGATGTACTTGGCACCTTTAAAGCAATCATGGAGCAGCCCTTTCGCTCTAAGCCTCCGAAAGATGAGGATAATTTTTTAGCGTGGCTTTTGCAATGTAACCTCCAAATACTCTCTAGTCGTCCAGATAAAAATCCAGGCGAATGGAAAGAGCAAACCAACCAAGCCGGCAACACCATTTTTGTTCACCCAGAGCTTGTAAAAGGTACTTTACGTGAAGGATTCAAGCGCATTTCTTTGCTAGAAGATCCATTTGCGCGCGCATTGATGGCGATGTTTGTAGTTACTGAAGTGCACCCATTTATGGATGGCAATGGCCGAACGGCGCGCCTCACGATGAATGCATACTTAACTCAACACTCCACCTCTCGCATTATTATTCCCACAGCTTATTGTGAGGAATATTTACTGCCATTAAAAGCACTGTCTCAAAATAATGACCCTGATCCTTTCATCCGATCCATGACTCGTGCATGGCGTTGGACCGCTGGATTTGATTATTCGAACTTCCCAAATCTTTGGGAAAAAATGAAGGCTTGTAACGCATTTACAGACAACCCCTCACAGCATCAATTGCTTGATCCTCACGATATAAGCTAAGTTGTTGACGAAAAATGACTATATCGGCAGTTTTGTAGACAAAATGAGGCGATTTGGGTGTCTAAAGACATTTATGTCTACATGCCACTAGTTTTAAGTGGCATGTAATTCACAGCTATCCATATCACCATATTGCCTAAATACTGAGCAATCCGGTCTATTGGATTTTCAAAGCTAGTCAACTCAGGAGATACATGCAAAAGAAATCTAGAAATCAAAGCATATAGCGTTGACGTCTTTAGCGACCACCGTGGAAGCGGCTAAAGCCCTTGGGTTCGTATTGCGTTGAACCGATATAACCAGTCCAAGGAGCTGCAACACGGTCTTTTCTTAGGTAATTTTTCGCTGGTGGGTAGAGTAGTAGGTAAAGATCCTCAAAAAAGAAAGAGCCCCGTGGATAGGGGCTCTCAGGGTGTTGCTGGCGGAAGGGGCGGGATTCGAACCCGCGGTAGGCTATTAACCTACGCACGCTTTCCAGGCGTGTGACTTAAACCGCTCATCCACCCTTCCGGAACCGTAGATTATACGATTGCCGCAAGGGCTTTGCCCCAAACCCCGGTAAAGCGAGCTTAGAGAGACTCTTTGAGCTGCTCCAAGATATGTGGATTTTCCAAGGTAGAAGTATCTTGAGTGACTTCCTCGCCCTTTGCAATCACACGTAACAAACGGCGCATGATCTTGCCTGAACGGGTTTTTGGTAAGTTGTCGCCAAAGCGCACATCTTTTGGTTTAGCAATTGGGCCAATCTCTTTACCAACCCAGTTACGCAATTCAGTCGCAACCTTCTTAGCATCTTCACCAGTTGGGCGACCGCCTTTAAGAACTACGAATACGCAAATTGCTTCACCAGTGAGCTCGTCTGGGCGACCAACTACTGCCGCTTCAGCAACTAATGGATTAGCCACTAAGCAAGATTCAATTTCCATGGTTCCCATACGGTGACCAGAAACGTTCAAGACGTCATCGATACGGCCAGTGATGGTGAAGTAACCAGTATCTTTATTACGAATTGCGCCGTCACCCGCTAGATATAAAGTGCCGCCCAACTCTTCTGGGAAATAAGACTTCACAAAGCGATCAGGATCATTCCAAATCGTACGAATCATCGAAGGCCATGGACGCTTAACTACCAAGATACCGCCCTGGCCATTTGGCACATCAACACCCGCCTCATCGACAATCGCTGCCTGAATACCTGGCAACGGCAATGTGCATGAACCTGGAATCATTGGGGTTGCGCCTGGCAATGGAGAGATCATGTGACCACCAGTTTCGGTTTGCCAGAAAGTATCTGCGATTGGGCAACGTGAACCACCGACATTCTCGTAGTACCACATCCACGCCTCTGGATTAATGGGTTCGCCTACAGATCCCAAGAGACGCAGTGAGGACAAGTCATAGCTCTTAGGGTGTACTGACTCATCGTTACTAGATGCTTTGATCAATGAACGAATTGCTGTTGGTGCGGTATAGAAAATGCTGGCTTTGTGTTTTTGGATCATGTCCCAGAAGCGGCCAGCATTTGGATAAGTTGGCACACCCTCGAACACAATCTCAGTAGCGCCGACTGCAAGTGGACCATAAGTAATGTAAGAGTGACCCGTTACCCAACCGATATCCGCTGTACACCAGAACACATCATTTGGTTTGATGTCAAAAGTCCACTTCATTGTGAGAATCGCCCACAAGAGATAGCCACCAGTGGAATGTTGAACACCCTTTGGTTTACCAGTAGATCCAGAGGTGTAAAGAATGAATAATGGGTGCTCAGCGCTTACCCACTCTGGCTCACAAGTAGTTGCTTCGTTGGCCACAATCTCTTGCATCCAAACATCGCGCCCTGCTTGCATATTGATGTCTGTACCAGTGCGCTTGCTTACGATCACATGTTTAACCTTAGGGCACTCGCCAGTAGACAAAGCTTCATCACAAATAGCTTTGAGTGGCAATGCTTTGCCGCCACGGTACTGTCCATCGGCAGTAATCACGGCAACTGCGCCAACGTCCATAATGCGGTCGCGTAATGCTTGCGCAGAGAAGCCGCCGAACACAACAGAATGAATTGCGCCGATACGAGCACATGCTTGCATCGCAACAATACCTTCGATGGTCATCGCCATATAAATGATGACGCTGTCACCAGACTTCACACCCATCTTGCGCAATGCGTTTGCCATTTTGCAAACACGCTCGAGCATCTCTTTATAAGTGACTTTAGTAACTGTGCCGTCATCTGCTTCAAAGATGATGGCTGTTTTATCGCCTAAGCCAGCTTCAACTTGACGATCCAAACAGTTGTACGAAGCATTGGTGGTGCCATCTTCGAACCATTTATAGAAAGGCGCTTTAGACTCATCCAAGACTTTGGTAAATGGCTTTTTCCAATAGATATTTTCTTTTGCAAGACGACCCCAGAAACCGTTGTAATCAGAATTAGCTTCAGCGCAAAGCTTGTTATAGGCGTCCATACCTGGAATTGCCGCACCCTTTACAAAATCTGCAGGTGGGTTAAATACGCGGTTTTCTTGTTTTAATGGTTCCATACTTCACAGCCCTCTATTAAATAATCAATGATCTGTACGTCTCAAAATGCGCAAAATGGCGCAAAATGGCAGGTTTAGACCCTTAAGACCTTCGAAGATAAGTGAAAACACTTGGGATTTGCTCTATGGCAAACCCTTAAAATAGGGGAAACCTTACTAATTATGTGGAAATTAGCCTAAAACATGACCAATATTAAACAAAACGACCTAATTCAAAGCGTAGCTGACGCCTTCCAATTTATCTCTTACTACCACCCCAAGGACTTTATTGACGCAATGGGCAAAGCCTACTCCCTTGAAAAAGGTGAAGCGGCAAAAGATGCAATTGCACAGATTCTGACAAATAGCCGGATGTGCGCCGAAGGTCACCGCCCACTTTGTCAAGATACTGGTATCGCAGTGGTCTTCCTCAAAATTGGTATGAACGTACAGTGGCCAGACGCCACGATGAGCGTCACTGATATGGTCAATGAAGGCGTACGTCGTGCGTACCTCAATCCAGAAAATACTTTGCGTGCTTCGGTCCTGACTGATCCGGCAGGTAAGCGCAAGAACACTGGCGACAACACTCCTGCAGTGATCCATTATGAAATTGTTCCTGGTGATGATGTTGAGGTGATCTGCGCCGCTAAAGGTGGTGGCTCTGAAAATAAAGCCAAGATGGTGATGCTCAACCCATCTGATTCGATCGTGGATTGGGTTCTCAAAACTGTCCCTACTATGGGTGCTGGCTGGTGTCCTCCAGGCATTCTGGGTATCGGCATTGGTGGTACTCCAGAAAAAGCCATGTTGATGGCCAAAGAAGCGTTGATGGGTCCAGTAGATATTCAAGAACTCATTGAACGCGGTGCCAAGAACCGCGTCGAAGAGTTACGACTTGAGCTCTACGACAAAGTAAACAAACTCGGTATTGGCGCCCAAGGCTTGGGCGGTTTGGCGACTGTGCTCGATATCAAGATCTTGGATTACCCAACCCATGCAGCTTCTTTGCCTGTGGCAATGATTCCGAACTGCGCAGCAACCCGTCACATCCATTTCCATTTACATGGTGATGGTCCTGCGAAGTTAGAAGCCCCTTCCCTATCCGATTGGCCTGATGTCACTTGGACACCAGACGTTCAAAAATCGAAGCGTATTAATTTAGACACCTTGACTGCTGAAGAGGTAGCCAGCTGGAAACCAGGCGAGACCTTGCTTTTAAATGGCAAGATTTTGACTGGCCGTGATGCTGCTCATAAGCGCATTCAAGACATGCTTGCTAAAGGTGAAGAGTTACCGGTGAGTTTTAAAAACCGCGTGATTTATTACGTTGGCCCAGTTGATCCAGTACGTGATGAAGTGGTTGGTCCAGCAGGCCCTACTACCTCTACTCGTATGGACAAGTTTACTGAAATGATGCTCGCAAAAACGGGCTTGATTTCGATGATTGGTAAAGCTGAGCGTGGGCCTGCAGCTATCGAAGCGATTAAGAAACATAAGTCTGCTTACCTCATGGCCGTAGGTGGCGCTGCTTACCTAGTATCTAAAGCAATTCAAACCTCTAAAGTGGTTGGCTTTGCCGACTTAGGCATGGAAGCTATCTATGAGTTTGATGTGAAGGATATGCCAGTAACTGTTGCTGTGAACTCTGATGGCATCTCTATGCATGAGACTGGCCCAAAAGAGTGGCAAACAAAAATTGGCAATATTCCAGTCAAGATTGCATAACTGGTTTCGCATTGTCTCTAATCGGCGTTTTTGATTCTGGCGTAGGTGGCTTATCCATCTTGGATGAGGCCCTGCGCCAACTTCCCCAACACGACTATATCTATCTGGCAGATTCAGCAAATGCGCCTTATGGTGAAAAGTCTGGTGCATGGATTGCTGAGCGTAGCTTAATCTTATGCAAATACTTAGCTGACGCTGGATGCGACGCCATTGTGCTTGCATGCAATACCGCTACCGCTGAAGCAATTAAACAAATTCGTGAGCAATTGCAAATCCCCGTCATCGGGGTGGAGCCTGGTATTAAGCCAGCAGCAATGCAATCTCAAAATGGGGTTGTTGGGGTCTTGGCAACTGAAGCCACTCTCAAAAGTGATAAGTTCAACGCTTTATTGGCAACCCTTCCTAATGATTGCCGCTTCATAAAGCAAGCTGGTGCTGGGCTAGTACCACTAATTGAAGCCGGCAAAGCCGATAGCGAGGAAGCATTAGATCTTCTTGCGAAACATCTTGAGCCTATTCTAGAAGCGGGTTCAGATACCTTAGTGCTCGGTTGCACCCACTATCCCTTCCTTAGAACAGCCATACGCAAACTCTTGGGTGACTCCATCACGCTTATTGATACGAGTGATGCAGTGGTAAGACAACTCAAGCGCCAACTAGAGCTACTTGCATCTGATGACAAGTTAACCATTCAGGACCATGGATCTGTGAACTTTGTGAGCAGCAAAGATGATGCTGTATTGCTGCAAATGGCACAGAATTTAATGCATAGCAATCTTGAGATGCATGCAGTCAAGTCCCAGATGTTAGGCAACATCAAATGAGTGCGTTTTTAAATAAGCTCGATGCTCACCTGCCATTTACGAAAACGGAGCGGATCATCATCTGCATCGTGCTGCTGATGCATGCTCTGCCAGCCTTAGAGTTTTTACACTGGACTAGTAAGCCTACTTCACTTGACGATACAAGGGTGATGGCCAATTTAGTAAGCCCCGACACTGCCTCAAGCAAGAGCCAACAACCACCTGCTCCCCCTCCAAAACCCAAGGAGGAGTCTAAGAAAAAAACGGTAGAGGAAAAGTCTTCACAAAAGCCAACGCCTCCACAGACACAAAATACGCCGCAGCAACAAAAGAGTGAATCTCAGTCACAAAGTCAGATGCAAAATGCAGCTGTAGCACCTGCTACGACTGGTGGCGCTAGCGGCACACCGATTCAGACGGACATTGGTAAACTGGTCGTTGTATACCAGCCCGATGCAGATGCCTACTACCCTTCCTTCTCCAAGAGATCAGGCGAACAAGGTACTGTGGTTGTGCGTTTGATTATTTCTGAGAACGGAGAGGTTGAAGATGTTGCCATATTGCAATCGAGCTCCTTCCCCAGGCTGGATCGAGCAGGCACTGATATTGGCCGTCGCTATCGCTTTAAACCATTTTTAGTAAACGGTTCACCACAAAGAATTTCTACCAATCTTTTAATTAAATTTAATCTTAAGAATTAACAAATATGAATACACCTTTTGGAATTGCAAATCTTTGGCTTGAGGGTGATGCCATCACTCGCTTTGTAGCGATTGCCTTATTAGTGTGCTCTATCGTTACTTGGGTCATCTTGCTCACGCGTTTTTGGGAACTCCGTAACCTGCGTAAATTTAAGCCTGAGTTAGAGCAATTTTGGCGCGCCACTTCTTTTGATCAAGGCATGCAGTCCTTTAGCGATCATGCCATCAACCCTTACTATCATATTGCCAAATCTGCGAGTGGCGCTTCCGTGCACCATCAGAGCCAAGCGAGCAATCATCGCGAGTTATTACAAACCCTGAACTACTCTGAATGGATGTCTCGCAGTATTAAGAATGGCATTGATAGTATTGCTGCAAGCCTGCAAAAGGGGTTGACCTTCTTAGGCTCTACTGGTGCAACTGCTCCGTTTATCGGCCTGTTTGGAACTGTATGGGGCATCTATCATGCTTTGATATCAATCAGCAGCTCAGGTAGCGCCCAGATTGATCAAGTTGCAGGTCCTATTGGCGAAGCCTTGATCATGACAGCTTTGGGCCTTGCAGTAGCAATTCCTGCAGTACTTGGATTTAATGCGATCAATCGCGCAAACAAACTTCTAGTGGCCGATCTCAATCGCTTTGGCAATGACTTACTGGCGTATTTCGTAACTGGCGCCCGCGTGAAGTCTGGAGAATAAGCATGTCTTTCCATATACAAGACGATCAGAGTGATGACGCCATCATGGCGGAAATCAATATGACTCCGATGGTGGATGTCATGTTGGTACTGCTGATTATTTTTATGATCACCCTGCCTGTCATTCAGCAAGCAGTGAAAGTCGAACTTCCAAAGGCTAATAGCGTTCGTAATGAAATTAAGCCTGAGTCAGTCCAACTCACCATCGACTCCAAGGGGCAAATCTTCTGGAACAGCACACCTATTGACCTAAAAACATTCGATGGCTACGCTCAGAAGGCAGCGGAAAAAGATCCTCAACCAGAAATTAATCTTCGCGCTGACAAATCGGTGAAATATGAGTATGTTGCTCAAGTCTTGGCAGCCTCTCGCCGCGCAGGCCTAACCAAACTGGGCTTTGTCACTGAACCGGATTAATTTCTAATCTCGTTTTATTTTGATTTATAGGGCATTTTAGATGGCAAGCAGTTTTCTTCGCTGACATAAGTTCCGTTGCCTATCGTCTCACCCAAAATACCACCCTGAATTTTTTCGACTTTCTTGAGCTTGCCAGTTACCGGGTCTAGTGTAATCTGCGTGGATACCGTTCCAGCCGAATAAGAAACGCCCATCAGGTTTTCTGGTTCAAAGCTCGCTTCAACTGCTATCAAAATATTAGGACGTGCTAGCGTCACACTTTTCACCACTTGTTTGCCGTAAGCGTCAGATTGATCTAAGTCTCGATCATCCAAATACACTTTAGCTTTCTGGGTACCAGCAGCCAAAGTAATCTTCATGTCGTACTCTTCGGTATAGCCTTTTTCAGTACGCTTACAGTTAAATTCAAGAATATCGACGGCAAGTGAGGGGGCAGATATAAGAGCAATAGACAGGCAAAGCAGGGTTTTAGATAAATTCATAACCAATGAATCATGAAAGAAAAGTGGTGGTGCCCGAGGCCGGAATCGAACCGGCACGACTTTTTTGAGTCGGCAGATTTTAAATCTGCTGTGTCTACCGATTTCACCACTCGGGCTCGCACAAGCAGAAACTGCCGCGCTATATAAATCAAGACAAGATGAATTTTAGCATGTACGCCCCCAACCCCCTTGAGAGGCCTATTTCCATAGACACTCAGTGAGTCAGCACAAAAATACTAAAATATGCTTATGAAATCCAATGGCAATTTGGCAGGTCTACGTAAGCTCTTACACCCTTTGATTTGGGTTCTGGGTTTCTCCCTGTTGGCAGCATTAGCCATCATCCTCAGCTACCTGTATTCAGCACAATCAAGCCCTTCAGGAAAACGCAGCATTAAAAGTCTTGGGGATAACGTTGTCATCACCTTTGATGAATCTGATATTCCCCACATTAAAGCCAATAGCCAATCAGATGCTTTATTTGCCTTAGGCTATTTGCACGCATCTGAACGCTCTTGGCAAATGGAAATGAATCGCCGTATTGCGAGTGGACGCCTCTCCGAAATTCTCGGAAGTGAAACCGTTAATATTGATCGCTTCATCCGCACCCTAGGAATCAAGCGCGCTGCAGAACAACAGTTCGATAAATATCCTGTTTCCACAAAACGTTTATTACAAGCTTATGCTGATGGCGTAAACGCAGGCAACTCTCAACTGGGTTGGGCACTACCAGTGGAATATTTTTTAACGGGATCTAAGCCAGGCCACTGGTCTCCAACCGATAGTGTTGCCTGGATGTTGATGATGGCATTAGATCTAGGTGGTAATTGGCATAAAGAATTACAAAGGCTTGAGCTCTCCGAGCATTTAACAACGACGCAAATTTGGGAAGTGCTACTACCCTTTGAGCCGGATGAGCCAGTTACTAAGATGGATTTTGCAAAAATCTATCGGGACCTCAATGTCTTCAATCCCAAAGCGGGTCCAGTGAACAATCGCTCCAAAAAGCTACCCGCTACAGAGCTCTCAGCCATTGACCCCCCAGGCGGCAAGGATGGCATTGGCTCAAATAACTGGGCATTAAGCGGCAAGCTCACAGCAAGTGGCAAACCATTATTAGCCAACGATCCTCACTTAGGATTGTCGGCCCCTGCAATTTGGTACTTTGCCCATTTAGATGCTCCGGGCTTAAATGTCATTGGTGGCACCCTTCCAGGAATTCCGGCAGTGGTACTTGGTAGAACCGAGAAATTTGCTTGGAGCTTTACCAATACCAACCCCGATGTACAAGATTTGTATATCGAGCAGATTGATCCAAAAAATCCTGGCATGTACCGCGGCCCTGATGGCATGCTGCCATTTAAAGTACGACAAGAACTGATAGATGTCAAAGGCGCCCCTTCGGTAAATTTCATTGTGAAAGAAACTCGTCATGGTCCAGTGATCTCAGACTCTTATGCTCGTGCTAGACGGACAATTGATACCGAGAAATTTGCTTTGGCCTTGCGTTGGACTGCCTTAGACATTGAAAACCAATCTGTTGCAGGCCTGTTGGAAATGAATCGTGCTAAGGACATGGATTCATTCAAGCAATCCTTGCGCAAGAATTACGCTCCGATGCAAAACGTAGTGATGGCTGATGTTGATGGCAATATTGCTTATCAAGCTGCCGGAGTAGCTCCTAAGCGCATTCTCCATCAAGGACTTTATGGGGTTGCTCCCGCCCCAGGATGGGAGAAGCAGTATGACTGGAATGGTTACGTGCCTTTTGAGCAATTGCCCGCCAGCAATAATCCGGAGCAAGGCTGGATTGCAACTGCCAATCAAAGAATTATTGCGAGTAATGATCCCAACCCTCTGACCAGCGACTGGGACCTGTCGGCTCGCTATGACCGCATCGTAGATCTCATTAAGGCTAGAAATAGTCATGACTTGGAATACATGAAGACGATGCAGGCAGACACACTCTCTCTGACGTCGATCCCCCTTTTGGATCTCTTTAAATCTAGCACCCCCAGCCATCCTCTAGGTGCTAAAGCCTTAGAGGTCTCAAAAGATTTCAATGGGGATATGCGAATTGATAGTACTGCTGCACTTATCTTCAATGCTTGGGTAGATAACCTGACTCGCAATCTATTTTCTCGCTTAGGTTATGTCTTTACTGAGACCT
Above is a genomic segment from Polynucleobacter wuianus containing:
- a CDS encoding Fic family protein yields the protein MSTSVDQLPLLLFSSREDKTNAQRISRLARSGRLRQIYRGIYTSDITSPLEQIIRPNWRQITEYLYPGSVVAYRSAHLCKPDDSGNVFLVSGNRARQIAFPGLTLNILPGPAAVQSHKDSLNDTPYGKLFISSEARRLLENLYSRKGSDLRTMGRPWVESYLSKLCTIRGEHKLNALRDDAKAIAHQLGLEVQFKTLNTIVSALMQTGKARSLRAADALARAAGKPYDPDRIEIFETLFSALRKPFPIIGDQAKTGKSAFNFAFFESYFSNYIEGTTFTVEEASEIIFDGKMIPKRNEDSHDVLGTFKAIMEQPFRSKPPKDEDNFLAWLLQCNLQILSSRPDKNPGEWKEQTNQAGNTIFVHPELVKGTLREGFKRISLLEDPFARALMAMFVVTEVHPFMDGNGRTARLTMNAYLTQHSTSRIIIPTAYCEEYLLPLKALSQNNDPDPFIRSMTRAWRWTAGFDYSNFPNLWEKMKACNAFTDNPSQHQLLDPHDIS
- the acs gene encoding acetate--CoA ligase; this translates as MEPLKQENRVFNPPADFVKGAAIPGMDAYNKLCAEANSDYNGFWGRLAKENIYWKKPFTKVLDESKAPFYKWFEDGTTNASYNCLDRQVEAGLGDKTAIIFEADDGTVTKVTYKEMLERVCKMANALRKMGVKSGDSVIIYMAMTIEGIVAMQACARIGAIHSVVFGGFSAQALRDRIMDVGAVAVITADGQYRGGKALPLKAICDEALSTGECPKVKHVIVSKRTGTDINMQAGRDVWMQEIVANEATTCEPEWVSAEHPLFILYTSGSTGKPKGVQHSTGGYLLWAILTMKWTFDIKPNDVFWCTADIGWVTGHSYITYGPLAVGATEIVFEGVPTYPNAGRFWDMIQKHKASIFYTAPTAIRSLIKASSNDESVHPKSYDLSSLRLLGSVGEPINPEAWMWYYENVGGSRCPIADTFWQTETGGHMISPLPGATPMIPGSCTLPLPGIQAAIVDEAGVDVPNGQGGILVVKRPWPSMIRTIWNDPDRFVKSYFPEELGGTLYLAGDGAIRNKDTGYFTITGRIDDVLNVSGHRMGTMEIESCLVANPLVAEAAVVGRPDELTGEAICVFVVLKGGRPTGEDAKKVATELRNWVGKEIGPIAKPKDVRFGDNLPKTRSGKIMRRLLRVIAKGEEVTQDTSTLENPHILEQLKESL
- a CDS encoding fumarate hydratase yields the protein MTNIKQNDLIQSVADAFQFISYYHPKDFIDAMGKAYSLEKGEAAKDAIAQILTNSRMCAEGHRPLCQDTGIAVVFLKIGMNVQWPDATMSVTDMVNEGVRRAYLNPENTLRASVLTDPAGKRKNTGDNTPAVIHYEIVPGDDVEVICAAKGGGSENKAKMVMLNPSDSIVDWVLKTVPTMGAGWCPPGILGIGIGGTPEKAMLMAKEALMGPVDIQELIERGAKNRVEELRLELYDKVNKLGIGAQGLGGLATVLDIKILDYPTHAASLPVAMIPNCAATRHIHFHLHGDGPAKLEAPSLSDWPDVTWTPDVQKSKRINLDTLTAEEVASWKPGETLLLNGKILTGRDAAHKRIQDMLAKGEELPVSFKNRVIYYVGPVDPVRDEVVGPAGPTTSTRMDKFTEMMLAKTGLISMIGKAERGPAAIEAIKKHKSAYLMAVGGAAYLVSKAIQTSKVVGFADLGMEAIYEFDVKDMPVTVAVNSDGISMHETGPKEWQTKIGNIPVKIA
- the murI gene encoding glutamate racemase gives rise to the protein MSLIGVFDSGVGGLSILDEALRQLPQHDYIYLADSANAPYGEKSGAWIAERSLILCKYLADAGCDAIVLACNTATAEAIKQIREQLQIPVIGVEPGIKPAAMQSQNGVVGVLATEATLKSDKFNALLATLPNDCRFIKQAGAGLVPLIEAGKADSEEALDLLAKHLEPILEAGSDTLVLGCTHYPFLRTAIRKLLGDSITLIDTSDAVVRQLKRQLELLASDDKLTIQDHGSVNFVSSKDDAVLLQMAQNLMHSNLEMHAVKSQMLGNIK
- a CDS encoding energy transducer TonB translates to MSAFLNKLDAHLPFTKTERIIICIVLLMHALPALEFLHWTSKPTSLDDTRVMANLVSPDTASSKSQQPPAPPPKPKEESKKKTVEEKSSQKPTPPQTQNTPQQQKSESQSQSQMQNAAVAPATTGGASGTPIQTDIGKLVVVYQPDADAYYPSFSKRSGEQGTVVVRLIISENGEVEDVAILQSSSFPRLDRAGTDIGRRYRFKPFLVNGSPQRISTNLLIKFNLKN
- a CDS encoding MotA/TolQ/ExbB proton channel family protein; this translates as MNTPFGIANLWLEGDAITRFVAIALLVCSIVTWVILLTRFWELRNLRKFKPELEQFWRATSFDQGMQSFSDHAINPYYHIAKSASGASVHHQSQASNHRELLQTLNYSEWMSRSIKNGIDSIAASLQKGLTFLGSTGATAPFIGLFGTVWGIYHALISISSSGSAQIDQVAGPIGEALIMTALGLAVAIPAVLGFNAINRANKLLVADLNRFGNDLLAYFVTGARVKSGE
- a CDS encoding ExbD/TolR family protein — translated: MSFHIQDDQSDDAIMAEINMTPMVDVMLVLLIIFMITLPVIQQAVKVELPKANSVRNEIKPESVQLTIDSKGQIFWNSTPIDLKTFDGYAQKAAEKDPQPEINLRADKSVKYEYVAQVLAASRRAGLTKLGFVTEPD
- a CDS encoding penicillin acylase family protein, giving the protein MKSNGNLAGLRKLLHPLIWVLGFSLLAALAIILSYLYSAQSSPSGKRSIKSLGDNVVITFDESDIPHIKANSQSDALFALGYLHASERSWQMEMNRRIASGRLSEILGSETVNIDRFIRTLGIKRAAEQQFDKYPVSTKRLLQAYADGVNAGNSQLGWALPVEYFLTGSKPGHWSPTDSVAWMLMMALDLGGNWHKELQRLELSEHLTTTQIWEVLLPFEPDEPVTKMDFAKIYRDLNVFNPKAGPVNNRSKKLPATELSAIDPPGGKDGIGSNNWALSGKLTASGKPLLANDPHLGLSAPAIWYFAHLDAPGLNVIGGTLPGIPAVVLGRTEKFAWSFTNTNPDVQDLYIEQIDPKNPGMYRGPDGMLPFKVRQELIDVKGAPSVNFIVKETRHGPVISDSYARARRTIDTEKFALALRWTALDIENQSVAGLLEMNRAKDMDSFKQSLRKNYAPMQNVVMADVDGNIAYQAAGVAPKRILHQGLYGVAPAPGWEKQYDWNGYVPFEQLPASNNPEQGWIATANQRIIASNDPNPLTSDWDLSARYDRIVDLIKARNSHDLEYMKTMQADTLSLTSIPLLDLFKSSTPSHPLGAKALEVSKDFNGDMRIDSTAALIFNAWVDNLTRNLFSRLGYVFTETYGDRNYRGALIAQLKNPNSPWCDDPKTERVETCAEASNQAFDKALEFLSKEYGNDPSKWTWGKAHTAISEHRPLSKIPFLGKLFNIETPFPGDSNTINVGRLELLRSNNPYETLQGPSLRAIYDFADLEKSLFIIQSGQSGWVQSKLYRNMSPLWAKNEYLPLQMKPENSKRTLELNNK